CGGTGCCGTCCGAGTACGTGCCGTGCAGTTCGACCTGAAGCCAGGTGCCGGCCGGGGTGTGCGCGTTCCAGGAGGCGATCGCCTCCGTGGCCGGGACGCGCAGCCGGTGCACCGGCGAGGTCCAGGTCGCGTACTCCCAGGCGGCGGTCCTGCCGGTGTGCGGGTCGGTGTAGTCCATCGTGCCCGCCGGGTGGGCGATGACGACGCCGGGACGGGTCCCCGCGACGGCACGGGCGCCCTGCGCGCTGCCGGAGCGCCAGTCGGGGTACGAGGTCCAGGCGCGGTAGTCCACCGGGCGGGCGGGATCCTCGGCGGCGTCCGCCGCGTCGGCCACCCCAGGGGTGACCGAGGGACCGACGACCGCCGCGGCGACGGCCGCGGCGAGAACGGTTCTGCGGGACGGCTGTTCGGCTCTGCTCATGGGTGGAATGACCCCCAGGTGTCCGAGTCGGGGCAGGTCCGATCGCACAGCGGTACAGCACTTTTGACATGCACCGTTGTGCGCCCACTATGGCCGCCGACCGGCCCTGCGGCCAGCACTGCGGGCCGTGCCGCGCCCACCAATATTGGTCTGCACCACTGGCGTCACCTGCCAGGACGCGGACGGTGCCCGGCTAGACTGAGCCCGAGGACCACCCCCTCCCCCGAGCCAAGGAACGACGATTCAGCACCTCGCCTCCCGTCTCCGTCGCCTGCCGCCGTCCTGCGGTCCGGTCCGTCTGGTCGGCGTCGACGGACACGCCGGTTCCGGGAAGACCACGTTCGCCGGACAGCTGGCCCGGGCGCTCGGCGACGCCCCGGTGCTGCACCTCGACGACATCGCCACCCACGACGAGTTGTTCGACTGGACCGGCCGGCTCCGGACCGAGGTGATCGACCCGCTCCGGCGCGGCGAGAGTGCCCACTACGCCCCCTATGACTGGCGGACCCGCCGCCTCATCGCCCCCCGGGCCTTGCCGCCGGCCCCGGTAATCCTCGTGGAGGGCGTCGGCGCGGGCCGCCGCGCCCTGCGCCCGTACCTCGCCCAGCTGCTGTGGATGGAGTTGCCGCACGAGGACTCCTGGACCCGCGGACGCCTGCGGGACGGGGAGGAGCAACGAGAGTTCTGGGCCGCGTGGGTTCCCGCGGAACGGCGACACTTCGCCGAGGATCCCTCGCGCCCCTTCGCCGACCTGCTGGTACGGCAGGGCGAGAAGGGATACGAGGTACTGCCGGGACCTGCGTACACACCTGGACCGGACCAAGCGAACACACACAGTGACGGACCATCCGCAGTGTGCTGAACTTGTGAAGATCGCCGCTTGTGAACTTCCCGGAGGGCCTCAACTCGGCTTGACCGAGGGGCCGTACAGGTCTTACGTTCTCAATGTGCGGTCAAGCGTGGCCGCCCACGCACGCGAAGCCCCCGGTTGTTCCCCCGTGATCGGGGGCTTCGTTCTGCCCTGAGCCGCCCATCCGGACGCTGTGCGACGCACTTTGCTCACCCTCGGTCACCGTCCGATCCGGGGCTCATCCGCTCCCACCTCGTCAAACGTCCTGTGCGGCACCCTTCGACGGGCGACACAGCGCAGGTACGATGCCCTCGGTGCGACCTCTGGACGACGGCTGCGCGCACCGCAACTCCGGTCCGCGGTACGGCGGTTCGATCAAGGAGGCCACCGGGTGACCGCCCGGCGGCCAACCGACGGGGGCACGGTTTGTGGGGGACGGGATGGACTTCGGCACGCAGGGCCCCGAGGCC
Above is a genomic segment from Streptomyces sp. SLBN-31 containing:
- a CDS encoding uridine kinase — translated: MQHLASRLRRLPPSCGPVRLVGVDGHAGSGKTTFAGQLARALGDAPVLHLDDIATHDELFDWTGRLRTEVIDPLRRGESAHYAPYDWRTRRLIAPRALPPAPVILVEGVGAGRRALRPYLAQLLWMELPHEDSWTRGRLRDGEEQREFWAAWVPAERRHFAEDPSRPFADLLVRQGEKGYEVLPGPAYTPGPDQANTHSDGPSAVC